CTCCGTTAGAGCTAACCAACATTTCTAACATTTCTCTAGATCTGTTGGTTAGCTCCCCTCTCGGTCGTTGTCGTCGCCGCGTGACTCGCCGAAGAGCCACAATTTCGCACGACTCAGTACGCCTCGCCGTTGTTCTCGAAGTACTTCGGCTAGGGCTTCGTCTTGGCGTTCCTGTCGTTCGGCTATCTCTTCGACCTTTTCCTCGACGTTCCCGCGTGCCTCAAGCTGCCGTCTGAGGTCGTCGGCTCGTGCTTCGGCGTGATCGAGGTCGTTCCGGAGCTTTTCGAGATTCTTTTCGTACTCCTCGCGGACTTCGTCGACCTCGTGTCTCTTTTCTATAATCTTACGTAGGTACTCTGACCGAGACGAGTAGCCGCGCTCTTCGACCTCGTCGTCGAGTTCGTCGAGGGTTTCTTCGTCTATCTTCAGGGTTAACGTTTTCATGCGGTTATCAGCCTCGTGTTATCGTGTGATACGAACGTGTTGCCAGATATTACGGTGTAACACGAGCGTATCAGATTCTAATACGAGGGTATTACTGGCGATAGTTAAGTATTACCTACCTCGGTGTGAGAGCTAACCAACATTTCAAATATATCTCTAGAAGCGTTGGTTAGCTCTCCGATAGGAACCACCGCAACAGATATTATCTTACAAGTAATATATATCTTACATGACTGATGTAGACATGGTGACGGTGAGCTCACGCGGACAGAT
The sequence above is drawn from the Candidatus Afararchaeum irisae genome and encodes:
- a CDS encoding ribbon-helix-helix domain-containing protein, which encodes MKTLTLKIDEETLDELDDEVEERGYSSRSEYLRKIIEKRHEVDEVREEYEKNLEKLRNDLDHAEARADDLRRQLEARGNVEEKVEEIAERQERQDEALAEVLREQRRGVLSRAKLWLFGESRGDDNDREGS